From the Chitinophaga lutea genome, the window CCGGGTGTACCTTTCCTGGCCTGCCGGGTAGTGATGAGGATAACGCCCGCCGAACCGGAAAAAGCACCGTAAATGGAAGCCGACGCCGCATCTTTCAGCACCGTGATGGATTCCACATCCGCCGGGTTGTAAGGTGCGTTAGGCACACCATCCACCACGTAGAGCACGCTCTCAGTGCCCCTGGAGCCCACGCCGCGGATGGTCACCGAAGGTGAACCGTTGGGGTGGCCGCCGTTGTTCACCACGGTAACACCCGCCACTTTACCCTGTATCATGGCCGGTACGTTGAGCACCGGGCGGCTTTTGATCTGTTCCATGTCCGGCACTACGGACACCGCTGCAGAGAGATCGGCTTTTTTGGCGGAACCGTAGCCGAGCACTACTACTTCACTGAGCGACTGCCGGCTGTTGGACAATACTACATCCAGCTCCCCGGAACTACCGGCTGCCAGCTCGCGATTCTCGAACCCCACGAAGCTGAAGCGCAGCACCGATGCCGGGTTATCCACGCTGATTTCGTACCTGCCTTCGGCATTGGTGACCGTTCTGTTTTCACTTCCCATCTGCCACACGCTCACGCCCGGTATCGGCTCATTGTCCGGCGTGGCCACGCGGCCCTTTACCTTGCGTTGCACAGGCTGCGATGTCCCGGACGACGCCGGTACCGCGGCTTTCCTGAAAAAGATGGAAGTATTGTTCACATTGAATTCGACGGCCGCCTTGGTGCGTAATTGCTCTAATGCCTCGCCCAGCGTGATGTCATCCGCTTTGAAATCCGTCACGGTGATCTTGTCGAAATCCTCCGCGATGTAACTGAAAGAATAACGGCTCTGTTTGTCGAGCGCGTCGAGTACGTCCGACAGGGAGGCTTTTGCCAGTTTGACTTTTACGCGTTCGTTCAATACGGCCTGCTGGCCGTACCCGACGTGCGACAGCAGGAGCAGGCCCGCGCAAACCAGCAGGCGCAACAGGGACGGCCCGGTTGTTCGTTGCCGGCGAACAGGCCGATCCGGTTTTGTAAATGTTTTGTTCATAGTGGTGTGTTGTTTTAAACAGGGGAAGTTGCAGGGGCCCTGTGCATTAGTGAATAGTTACCAGTTTTCCGGAAATGCTGAAACGTTTGTGATTCATATAACATAAGCTGCCCAGCATGTCTTCGAACGGCTGGGCGGGCAATGCCACAGTGATTTGTTTGTTGAGGTGATGGGTATTTTCCCAGCGCACGGTGTACCCGTAGCGGCCGCAAAGCCGCGTCACCGCATCGCGCACCGAAAGGGCCGACACGGCAAAGCCTCCCTCCTTCCACGATGCGGCGGATGTATCCGCTGCGGCTACCAGCATCAGGCTATCGCCCTTGCCAACGGTGGCGGCGAAGCCCGGTTGCAGCATGGTGGCCACGGAGCTGTCCGCATTAGAGCATACCTTTACTTTACCGCTGACCAGCGATACGCGGCTCATATTTTCCTGCGGATAAGCTTCCACGCTGAAGGTGGTGCCCAGTACGCGCACGGTAAAATCGCGGGTATGGAGGATGAAGGGATGGTCGCTGCTGCCTTCCACATCAAAGAAAGCTTCACCCGTCAGCTCCAGGTGCCTTTCTTTGTTGGCCGGGTCTTCATTCCATCGCAGGGAGGCATTGGCGTTGAGCCATACTTCCGAGCTGTCGGGCAACGTTACTTTTTTGATGGAACCGGAGCCGTTTTCGACCACCAGGGCGGTGGCAACGGGTGTTGCCTGCTGCGTGCGGCGGAGATATAGCCAGGCCAGCGCGAGGCCTACCAACAGCAATATAGACGCAGCGAGCAGGCGTTTGGCGGCCGGCGGCATCATCCGCACTACCTTCTGGGGTGCGGTGGCGGTGCGGAAGCGTTCCAGGAAGGCTTCACGCTGCGCGTCCGCGGCCTCCACCGGCAGTTGTGCGGCAGCAGGATCGCCGAGGTTGGCGTACCACTCATCGAGCAGCGCCAACTCTTCCGGCGTACATTGGCCGGCATGAAATTTCTCGAGCAGGGCCTTGGCCCCGGGGTATTTTTGCTGTTCCATCTACTGAAGAATACCCGGTGACAGCAAAATGTTAACCCGGCCAAGGTTAAGGAATTGTAAACAAAACGAGGAGGGACATCATACGGGCAGCCAGGGCGGGGTTGGCATGTATATGGGACTTCACCTGTTGCAGGGCCCGGGCATATAATACGCGCGCGGAGCCGGGCTCTATATCGAGCAGTTCTGCAATTTTCCGATAAGAATAATGGTGCCGGCTTCTAAGCAGAAAAAGCCGCCGCTGCGATGGGGACAATACCTCCAGCGCCTCCTCCAGGAAGGACTCCTGGAGCTCATGCACGTCGTCGCGGGCGAAGGCCGCTTCCAGCCTTTCCTGCACCATGTTCTCCAGCGCCTTAAGATGGGCCTGATAGCGGGTGGTGCTGCGGTAGAAATTGAAGATGCGGAGCTTGAGGGCATGTAACAGGTAGTACTCCAGCTCTTCATTCCGCGGCGCTTCTTCCCATTTCTCCCATAATGAAAGAAAAACGTCCTGCACAATATCGGCAGCGTCATCCCGGTTGGTTTTGGCCACGGCAATACCGAGCAGCTTGCCCCAGTGGCGGGCGACTGACTTTTCAAATTCCGCGTGTCGTTGGTGTTGCGGTGTCATATGGAAGAGGTATCTGCGACAAATGTAAAAAGTAAAAGTTAAATGAAAATGAAGCTTTTTGGCGGGAGGCCCCGCGGGAAGGAAGTCGTTTGAGTTTGATTTTCTTCATGTGAAGGCAGGCCATTAACATTTCAACTCCCCCGCCCGTTGAAACACCATCCCGACCAACAGGCAAAAAACGCCCAGGAATACATCCAGGCAAAACTGATCGATGCGGCGAAGTCGAAATTGTTCGACCCCGGCAAATGTTAATGAAATCACCTATGAACTCGGGTTCAAATACCCGCAGCGCTTCAGCCGGCTGTTCAAACAATACACGGGGAGCACGGGGAGCACGCCGGATGAATGCAGGAATAATGACAATTAGCGGATAGCGAAAATCTCCCGACACCCGTTCCTCCATCGGATGCGCCTGAACAAACCCAGCCCCCGCTGACAGAGATCATCACTTCAACCGCATTCGATCATTTAAATTTCTCCCCATATCCTGGAATTTAGAGGTGTCAAAAGTTGCGTTTGCAAAGTCATATGACATCCCCCTCCCGTAATATCGCCCAAACGTTACAGATCCTCCAGGTCACGGTATTTGGAGCAGCGGTGCTCTACTTCGGAAAAACGCTGTTCATCCCACTGTTTATGGGGCTCTTAATCGCCATGATTATGTACCCTGTATCCAGGAGCATGGAAAAAAAGGGCCTGGCCAAAACGCTTTCCGTAACCGTATCGATCACCATCGTGATAGTCATTTTTGCCGCTTTGATAGGCCTGCTGGTCTGGCAGTTGCGCACGTTCATTCACGACTGGCCGCTCATGGCCTCCAAAGTAGATCAGTCGTTCCGGCAGGTCCAGCATTGGCTCGCCGACAACTTCAGCATCACGCTGGAAGTACAGGATGGCTGGCTCCATAACCAGGCAGATAACATCATCAGCATACTGGGACCGGCTGTACAGGGAACGGTGACGGTCACCATCAGCACGATTTTCATGCTCTTTATGACGCCCGTTTTTGCAGCGCTTTTCCTTTATCACCGCCAGATATTCGTCCAGGTACTCCGCCGGTACGCCGGCCCTGCCTTCGAAGGCAGGCTGAATGCAATCCTCGGCAAGGTGATAGACACCTATTTCAACTATATCAAAGGCATGATGATGGTATACCTGATTGTGGGCATCCTGAACACGATCGGCCTGCTGGCGCTTGGTATTCCACATGCGCTGTTGTTCGGCATGCTCACCGCCATCATGACCATCATCCCGTATTTCGGCATCATCGTGAGCGCGCTGTTACCGATTTCCGCAGCCTGGGCGGTGCATGAATCGATCTGGTACCCGCTGGGTGTGATTGGCGTGTTTTCTCTGGTGCAATACCTCGAGGCGAATGTCATTTTTCCGAAGGTGGTGGCGGCGCAGCTCAATGTCAGCACGTGGGCGACGCTGGTAGCCATTCTTGCTGGGGGCATCATATGGGGCGTGGCGGGAATGGTGCTGTTCATTCCGTTTGTAGCCATCCTCAAAATCGCGGCCGATCACATGGAAGAATGGAACGCGCTCAGGTTGCTGCTATCCAGAACACCACAGGCTAACGTATGATAAAATCCGATTTTATGAAAATATTGATCACCGAGGAATCGCTTATCATGAATATCCAGCAGGAGTTTCGCGTCCTTTATCCGCACCTGAAGCTGGAATTCTTCAAAAATCCTCACGGCACCTTTCAGGGCTGCCCGCCCAAAGAGCGGCTGGCACCGGACACGCCGATCGACGAGATTCGCAACATCCATTCCGCGGGCTGGATCGACTTCGGCGGCACTGTCACGGCAGGGGAACTGGAGCAACAATTCTCTCACTTGCTGGGGCTCAGTGCGCAGGTATTCCGGAAATCCGGCACGGTATGGCTTGAAACCACAGCGATGGACAACCGCACATTGGCCGAGCTTGAACGCATGGCCGCAGAAATGCCTGTCGCCCCGGAAATTCCCGAAACCGATTTAAACGAACAATCATGAAAACCGCTTTTTCTCTTGCCTTGGCCGTGCTGCTGCTGGCCGGTTGCCGGTCTACCTACCTGACCGGCTATTGGCGCACATCCCAGGTGCCCCGGCAGCATTACAAAAAAATTCTCGTGCTCGGCATGATGCCCGACTCCCTGATGCGCCAGCGCATGGAAACGCATGTGGCCGGCGACCTCACAGACAGGGGCCTGCTTGCGCTGACATCGTTCCAGGATTTTGATCCATTCGGGTTCCTGCGCACGGACGATAAAGATGTAATGCAGCAGTTTAAACAAAAAGGTATCGACGGGGTGCTGACCATTACGTTGGTCAATCAGTCGGTAGAAGGTTTTTTCCTGCCCGGCAGTTTATACCACCTGTTGACCAATCAGTATTCCACGGATTACTACCGGCTCTTTGCCCCGGAATATTATAAAGAGGGCATGCAATATGCCTGGGAGAGCAGTTTTTACGACGTGAACGCGGGTAACAGGATATTTGCCGTACAGACTGTTTCATTCCAGCCCGCTTCGGTAGAAAGCATGGCCCACGAATATGGCAAAGTGGTCACGCGGCAGCTGCGGCACCATAAAGTCATTTCACGGCAGCATCACCGCGATGCTGTGCGATAGTAAAGTAAATTCATCTTCCAGTCAATATATATGCATGAAAAATATACTTGTTGTCATAGACGGACTGAATTTTTCAGCTTCCCAGCTGGATTCGGTACTGTACATTTCCAGGCTGATGAAAGGGAAATTGACGGTAGCCCTCCTCGATGTTGAGCCTTCGCCATTCCCCATGCTGCTTCCGGGCATACAGGAAGCGATGTACTACAGCGCAGCCTCTATGGCAACCCACGTCCGCGAACGGCACGAACAGGTGGTGGCCAACACCGAAAAACTGCGGGAAGCCTGCACAGGCAGGGGAATGAAAATCACGCTTCATACATACACCGAAGCGCCGCTGGCGTCAGTGATACGTGAAAGCCGGTTTGCCGACGTGCTGCTGGCGATGCATAGCCTCTCTTTCTCCGGCCTGCCGCAAAGCGACCCTCCCGGGTTCATGCAGGCACTGTTTTCCGGGGCGGAATGCCCGGTTTTAACGCTTCCGGACAATATGCAGGTCGTCAAAGAAATCGCGCTCACCTATAATGGTACGTTTTCCTCGATGTTTGCCATCCGCGCTTTTTTCCAGCTGATGCCCCTATTGGCGTTACGGAAAGTGAAGCTGGTATATGTAGCCGAAAATAATCTGGAAACACTGCCGGATGAGCAACTGTTGAGGCAGTACATAAAAGGCGTTTGCCCCAGGGCGGAATATATTATTCTCAAAGGTGACCCCGCCAAGAGCCTGCTCACCTACCTCCGGTATAGTAAACACACGTTGGTTACTTTCGGGGCCTATGGCCGGAGCCGCGCATCCCGTTTTTTTAATGGCAGCATTGCGGATGACACCCTTGGACTGGGACATTTGTATACCTTCATCACCCACCCTTAGCACATATGAATGACAGCCGGTGATTACTTGCATGACCTCCGTCATGTCGGGCGTGCCCCTGATCATTGCCCGATACGGGCAACGGTCCTATTTTGCAGGTAAACGTTTTTCCGAACTGATAAATCCACGATTATGCAACCAACGTTGTTTTCAACCGGATTCTTCGTCACCAATATATTTTTCATACTGGTGCTCGTGATGGCTTTCGTCAAACCGCGACTGGCCGCGATTTGGCTGACGGTCATCTTTGCCGGCGCCGCAGTGGTAAACATGACGCTGGCCATCCGTTCTCCGGAGAGTTACCTTGCTTTTGCAGATGTGGCGGTGTTCGAAATATACGTCCGGTTTATCCGAGGCTCGTTCAGCGCAATGATTCCTGGTTTCATATTATCCATCGCAGCAATTCAGCTGCTGATCGGCGCGGGTATATGGGGCAAACCCACCATGCGGCAGGCCTCCCTCTGGGGCGCCATTCTCTTTTTATGGGCCATTTCCCCGTTGGGCGCCGGGTCTGCGTTTCCCGCGCCGGTCTGGCTCGCCGCCGCCTGTGCGGTATTATTGTGGAAAGATGCAGCGGATAAAAGAAAGCATCCTCCCGGCAAGGGGCAAAACGGCCAGCCTTCTTCCGGGATGCAGGAAGAACGTTATTTTCTGGAAGGGCCGAGGTCCCGGCTGAGAGAGCTTTTTTTCCTGATCCAGATCGTCATTGAGTTTGTCCGTGGATTCCGGACGCTGCACTTCGTACCACCCTGCATTGCCATCTTCGGTTCAGCGAGGGTACTTCCGGGCTCCCGCTTTTATGAAACCGCCAGGAAGATGGGAAGCGGCGTTGCCGGCCTGGGATTTGCCGTCATGACCGGTGGCGGGCCGGGCATTATGGAAGCCGCCAGCCGTGGCGCAAAAGAGGCGGGAGGTACGGCCATCGGCTGCAACATCCGGCTGCCGCACGAACAAAAGCCGAACCCCTGGCTCGACAAGTATCTTAACTGCCGGTTCTTTTTCGTTCGTAAAGTGCTGATGTTTAAATACTCCTATGGGTTCATCATCATGCCCGGCGGCATCGGCACGCTGGACGAGTTTTATGAGGCCCTCACACTGATACAGACAAAGAAAATCCTTGATTTCCCGATCGTGTTGATGGGTAAGGATTATTGGGATCCGGTAACTGATATGATGGGAACCATGTTGAAGGAAAACATGATCTCTTCCACCGACCTCAACTACATCATGGTCACAGACGACCCCGACGAAGCCTTACAGCACATGCGCGAGTTTGCCCTGATGAAGTACAACGTCAAACGGAAAAAGATCTACAGAAAATTCGTGTTCCTGGGAGAATAATACCCTGTCAGCCGCCGACTGTGGCACCGGGCGCCATGGCCCTTACCGTCTCTAACAAAGGCTGAAGGTGCTCTTTGCGCACATCATTATAATCCTGCATGTTGATTTTTTCACCACGCAATTTTGCCAGTTTTGAACCTGTGTACAGGAGGATTTTGTCTTTCAGCGACAACTGCCGGAAACAAAGGCTGCCGGGCAGAAAAAAGTGTACCGCATTCCGTCTCAACGGTTCGGGTACACCCGCATTAAAATACCCCTCCAGCTTTTCTTTTTCATGCGAAGGCGTTCCCGCCACGATGAAATAAACCAGCCGCTTGCCTTCCAGCCACGCAGCGTGCTCTTTCAGCCATTCCGATATCTGCAGCTGCCCGATGTAAACACTCGTGCCGATGACCACATAGTCCACGCCTCCAAAATGCTCTTTACGGGCCAGCTCTGCCTTTACGGGTTCGATTTGCAGCGCTGCGCCGGCCCAAATGGCGTATTGCAGGGTCGCGCCGTATCTGCCTTTAAAAACCAGGAGTCCTTTCATAATATATTTTTAGGGATGTGTAATGAATATGGGAAGGTTGAGCGTCCGCAACACGCCATCGGCATCGCTGCGGTGGAAAAACCTGGAAGCGCGGCTGCGGCCGTAGGCACCAAAAGTGATCACCGCATGCTGCTTTTCAACAGCGATCGAATGGATGCCGGCAAACGGCGTGTCAACCAGGCTCATGCACGATACCTCCTCAAAGTGATGTTTCAGGTATTCTTTCACAAGCCTGCCCCTCGGCATTTTCTGATCACCATCCTCCGCGATGTAAATTACCGTGGCCGGAATGTCGGCGAGGTCGTCGAAAATCAGGCAGAACTGGCGGATGGCGTAAGAGGAAGAAGCAGTGCCGTTATAGGTGAACAGCACTTCACGGATATAGGGCATTTTTTCAGGAATAACCATCACGGGGCACTCCGCAT encodes:
- a CDS encoding FecR family protein, giving the protein MEQQKYPGAKALLEKFHAGQCTPEELALLDEWYANLGDPAAAQLPVEAADAQREAFLERFRTATAPQKVVRMMPPAAKRLLAASILLLVGLALAWLYLRRTQQATPVATALVVENGSGSIKKVTLPDSSEVWLNANASLRWNEDPANKERHLELTGEAFFDVEGSSDHPFILHTRDFTVRVLGTTFSVEAYPQENMSRVSLVSGKVKVCSNADSSVATMLQPGFAATVGKGDSLMLVAAADTSAASWKEGGFAVSALSVRDAVTRLCGRYGYTVRWENTHHLNKQITVALPAQPFEDMLGSLCYMNHKRFSISGKLVTIH
- a CDS encoding RNA polymerase sigma factor, with the translated sequence MTPQHQRHAEFEKSVARHWGKLLGIAVAKTNRDDAADIVQDVFLSLWEKWEEAPRNEELEYYLLHALKLRIFNFYRSTTRYQAHLKALENMVQERLEAAFARDDVHELQESFLEEALEVLSPSQRRLFLLRSRHHYSYRKIAELLDIEPGSARVLYARALQQVKSHIHANPALAARMMSLLVLFTIP
- a CDS encoding AI-2E family transporter; its protein translation is MTSPSRNIAQTLQILQVTVFGAAVLYFGKTLFIPLFMGLLIAMIMYPVSRSMEKKGLAKTLSVTVSITIVIVIFAALIGLLVWQLRTFIHDWPLMASKVDQSFRQVQHWLADNFSITLEVQDGWLHNQADNIISILGPAVQGTVTVTISTIFMLFMTPVFAALFLYHRQIFVQVLRRYAGPAFEGRLNAILGKVIDTYFNYIKGMMMVYLIVGILNTIGLLALGIPHALLFGMLTAIMTIIPYFGIIVSALLPISAAWAVHESIWYPLGVIGVFSLVQYLEANVIFPKVVAAQLNVSTWATLVAILAGGIIWGVAGMVLFIPFVAILKIAADHMEEWNALRLLLSRTPQANV
- a CDS encoding universal stress protein, whose translation is MKNILVVIDGLNFSASQLDSVLYISRLMKGKLTVALLDVEPSPFPMLLPGIQEAMYYSAASMATHVRERHEQVVANTEKLREACTGRGMKITLHTYTEAPLASVIRESRFADVLLAMHSLSFSGLPQSDPPGFMQALFSGAECPVLTLPDNMQVVKEIALTYNGTFSSMFAIRAFFQLMPLLALRKVKLVYVAENNLETLPDEQLLRQYIKGVCPRAEYIILKGDPAKSLLTYLRYSKHTLVTFGAYGRSRASRFFNGSIADDTLGLGHLYTFITHP
- a CDS encoding LOG family protein codes for the protein MQPTLFSTGFFVTNIFFILVLVMAFVKPRLAAIWLTVIFAGAAVVNMTLAIRSPESYLAFADVAVFEIYVRFIRGSFSAMIPGFILSIAAIQLLIGAGIWGKPTMRQASLWGAILFLWAISPLGAGSAFPAPVWLAAACAVLLWKDAADKRKHPPGKGQNGQPSSGMQEERYFLEGPRSRLRELFFLIQIVIEFVRGFRTLHFVPPCIAIFGSARVLPGSRFYETARKMGSGVAGLGFAVMTGGGPGIMEAASRGAKEAGGTAIGCNIRLPHEQKPNPWLDKYLNCRFFFVRKVLMFKYSYGFIIMPGGIGTLDEFYEALTLIQTKKILDFPIVLMGKDYWDPVTDMMGTMLKENMISSTDLNYIMVTDDPDEALQHMREFALMKYNVKRKKIYRKFVFLGE
- a CDS encoding flavodoxin domain-containing protein, which encodes MKGLLVFKGRYGATLQYAIWAGAALQIEPVKAELARKEHFGGVDYVVIGTSVYIGQLQISEWLKEHAAWLEGKRLVYFIVAGTPSHEKEKLEGYFNAGVPEPLRRNAVHFFLPGSLCFRQLSLKDKILLYTGSKLAKLRGEKINMQDYNDVRKEHLQPLLETVRAMAPGATVGG